The Daucus carota subsp. sativus chromosome 2, DH1 v3.0, whole genome shotgun sequence genome includes a window with the following:
- the LOC108205654 gene encoding L-ascorbate peroxidase, cytosolic, translating into MGKCYPAVSEEYQAAVNKCKRKLRSLIADKNCAPLMLRLAWHSAGTYDHSTKTGGPFGTMRLKGELAHGANNGLDIAVRLLEPIKEQFPILSYADFYQLAGVVAVEVTGGPDVPFHPGRKDLAEPPVEGRLPNATLGNDHLRDVFVKHMGLSDKDIVTLSGGHTLGRAHKERSGFEGPWTSNPLIFDNSYFKELLTGEKEGLLQLATDKSLLNDHVFRPLVEKYAADEDAFFTDYAESHMKLSELGFAEV; encoded by the exons ATGGGAAAGTGCTACCCAGCTGTGAGTGAGGAGTACCAGGCTGCTGTTAACAAATGCAAAAGGAAACTTAGGAGCTTGATTGCTGACAAAAATTGCGCTCCATTGATGCTTCGTCTAGC GTGGCACTCAGCTGGTACTTATGACCATAGCACCAAGACTGGTGGCCCTTTTGGAACAATGAGACTCAAGGGCGAGCTAGCTCATGGTGCCAACAATGGGCTTGACATTGCTGTTCGGCTTTTGGAGCCTATCAAGGAGCAGTTCCCTATCCTCTCGTATGCCGATTTCTATCAG TTGGCTGGAGTCGTTGCTGTTGAGGTTACAGGAGGGCCTGATGTTCCATTTCACCCAGGAAGGAAG GATCTTGCGGAGCCACCGGTAGAAGGGCGTCTTCCGAATGCTACCTTGG GAAATGATCATTTGAGAGATGTGTTTGTTAAACATATGGGACTCTCTGACAAGGATATAGTTACTCTGTCTGGCGGCCACACTCTG ggAAGGGCTCACAAGGAGCGATCTGGGTTCGAGGGACCCTGGACCAGCAATCCTCTAATCTTCGATAACAGCTACTTTAA GGAACTCTTGACTGGGGAAAAAGAAGGGCTTCTGCAATTGGCCACTGATAAATCTCTTCTTAATGATCATGTTTTCCGCCCTCTTGTTGAAAAATATGCTGCG GATGAGGATGCTTTCTTTACTGATTACGCAGAATCTCACATGAAACTCTCTGAACTAGG ATTTGCCGAAGTCTAG
- the LOC108206400 gene encoding NEDD8-specific protease 1-like, with amino-acid sequence MVKTSEEDIILSYNDVVLRQSDLHILSEPEFLNDRIIEFYLSYLHSQFPSPDIMLVPPSISFWITNCPDVESVKHFVEPLKLLEKKLIIFPVNDNIDLTKAEGGNHWSLLAFERDANLYVHHDSLGGYNTCHAKRLYEAVVPHMESSSTKSCGRFVECSSTPQQKNGYDCGLYVLAIARVIWLWYSSSGPKDEGLWYSSVEQQVTPSVVSGMRRDILKVISSLRNEK; translated from the coding sequence ATGGTGAAAACATCAGAGGAGGATATTATTCTAAGCTACAATGATGTTGTACTTCGGCAATCAGATTTACACATTTTAAGTGAGCCAGAATTTCTCAATGATCGAATCATCGAGTTTTATTTAAGCTATCTACATTCACAGTTTCCTTCACCGGATATCATGTTGGTCCCACCTTCAATATCGTTCTGGATAACAAATTGCCCTGATGTGGAAAGCGTTAAACATTTTGTGGAACCCCTAAAACTACTAGAAAAGAAGTTGATCATCTTTCCAGTCAATGATAACATTGACTTGACAAAAGCTGAAGGTGGAAATCATTGGAGCTTGCTTGCTTTTGAGAGAGATGCCAACTTATATGTGCATCATGACAGTCTTGGAGGGTACAACACTTGCCATGCTAAGCGGCTCTACGAGGCAGTTGTTCCACATATGGAGTCTTCTAGTACAAAATCTTGTGGGCGTTTTGTTGAATGTTCTAGCACTCCCCAGCAAAAAAATGGTTACGACTGTGGCTTGTATGTTCTGGCAATTGCACGAGTCATCTGGTTATGGTACAGTAGCAGTGGACCAAAAGATGAGGGATTGTGGTATTCTTCTGTAGAGCAGCAAGTTACTCCATCCGTCGTTTCTGGGATGCGCAGAGATATACTAAAGGTGATCAGCAGTTTGAGAAATGAAAAGTAA
- the LOC108209624 gene encoding V-type proton ATPase subunit a1 — protein sequence MNYVDSLPDMDLMRSEKMTFVQLIIPVESAHRAVTYLGELGLLQFRDLNADKSPFQRTFVNQVKRCAEMSRKLRFFKDQIHKASLGSPIQAGMQPDIELEELEIQLAEHEHELNEMNSNSEKLQHTFNELVEFKMVLEKAGDFLLSSKGHPVDEDRELEEHAYSNNDYSDSASLLELETQPGPSSSQSGLRFISGIISKSKVLRFERILFRATRGNMLFNQSTADDPIMDPLSTEMVEKTVFVVFFSGEQAKTKILKICEAFGANCYPVPEDITKQRQITREVLSRLSELETTLDAGIRHRNKALTSISFHLTKWLKMVKREKAVFDTLNMLNFDVTKKCLVGEGWCPIFAKAQIQEALRRATFDSSSQVGIIFHAMDALEAPPTYFRTNSFTNAYQEIVDAYGVARYQEANPAVYTVITFPFLFAVMFGDWGHGICLLLGALFLIARENKFSSQKLGSFMEMLFGGRYVLLLMSLFSIYCGLIYNEFFSVPYHIFGGSAYRCRDDSCSNAYTVGLIKFRDPYPFGVDPSWRGSRSELPFLNSLKMKMSILLGVAQMNLGIMLSYFDARFFGNSLDIKYQFVPQIIFLNSLFGYLSLLILIKWCTGSQADLYHVMIYMFLSPFDDLGDNQLFWGQGVVQVMLLLAALVAVPWMLFPKPFILKKLHSERFQGRTYGVLRTSEVDLDSEPDSARQHIEEFNFSEIFVHQMIHSIEFVLGAVSNTASYLRLWALSLAHSELSTVFYEKVLLLAWGYDNILIRLVGLAVFAFATAFILLMMETLSAFLHALRLHWVEFQNKFYHGDGYKFRPFSFATLTDDDE from the exons ATGAATTACGTCGACAGTTTGCCGGATATGGATCTGATGCGCTCGGAGAAGATGACTTTTGTGCAGTTAATTATTCCTGTCGAATCCGCTCACCGTGCCGTTACTTATCTCGGTGAACTCGGCCTTCTTCAGTTTCGTGAT TTAAACGCTGATAAAAGTCCTTTCCAGCGGACATTCGTAAACCAG GTAAAACGATGCGCAGAGATGTCAAGGAAATTACGGTTTTTTAAGGATCAAATACACAAAGCAAGTTTAGGGTCTCCTATTCAGGCGGGTATGCAACCAGACATAGAGCTGGAGGAATTAGAG ATACAACTTGCTGAGCATGAACATGAGCTAAACGAGATGAACAGTAATAGTGAAAAACTGCAGCATACATTCAATGAGCTGGTGGAATTTAAAATGGTGTTGGAGAAG GCAGGTGACTTTCTTCTATCAAGTAAAGGCCATCCAGTAGATGAGGATAGAGAGTTGGAAGAACATGCCTACTCAAACAATGATTACTCAGATTCAGCATCTTTACTTGAACTG GAAACACAACCTGGTCCGTCGTCAAGTCAATCTGGTTTAAGATTTATTAGTGGCATAATTTCTAAATCCAAAGTTCTAAGATTCGAAAGGATACTGTTTCGAGCAACAAGGGGGAATATGCTTTTCAACCAGTCAACTGCGGACGATCCAATCATGGATCCTCTATCCACTGAAATG GTCGAGAAAACAGTATTCGTAGTGTTCTTCTCAGGAGAGCAGGCAAAAACAAAGATACTAAAAATATGTGAAGCATTTGGAGCAAATTGTTATCCTGTTCCAGAAGATATAACAAAGCAGAGGCAAATAACTCGAGAA GTTTTGTCACGCCTATCTGAATTGGAAACCACTTTAGATGCTGGAATACGTCACCGGAATAAAGCTTTGACTTCCATTAGTTTCCACCTGACCAAATGGCTAAAAATG GTTAAAAGAGAAAAAGCAGTTTTTGATACTTTGAATATGCTGAACTTTGATGTTACAAAGAAGTGTCTTGTTGGGGAGGGGTGGTGCCCAATATTTGCAAAAGCGCAG ATTCAGGAGGCATTGCGACGTGCTACATTTGATAGCAGTTCCCAAGTAGGTATAATATTTCATGCTATGGATGCTCTGGAGGCACCTCCAACATACTTCAGGACCAACAGCTTTACAAATGCCTATCAAGAAATCGTTGATGCATATGG GGTTGCTAGATACCAGGAGGCAAATCCTGCGGTTTACACTGTTATTACATTTCCGTTCCTCTTTGCTGTCATGTTTGGGGACTGGGGTCACGGGATTTGCTTATTACTGGGAGCACTTTTTCTCATAGCTCGAGAGAACAAGTTTAGTTCTCAG AAACTTGGAAGTTTTATGGAGATGCTATTTGGTGGCCGCTATGTCCTGCTTCTGATGTCATTATTCTCCATATATTGCGGATTGATTTACAACGAATTTTTCTCTGTTCCTTATCACATATTTGGTGGTTCTGCTTACAGATGTCGTGATGACTCATGCAG TAATGCATATACAGTGGGCTTGATCAAATTTCGAGATCCCTACCCTTTCGGTGTTGATCCTAGCTGGCGTGGAAGTCGCAGTGAGCTTCCCTTTCTGAACTCCCTTAAAATGAAGATGTCCATTTTGTTAGGTGTTGCTCAGATGAACCTAGGGATCATGCTCAGTTACTTCGATGCACGTTTCTTTGGTAATTCGCTGGATATAAA GTATCAGTTCGTGCCACAGATTATCTTTCTGAATAGCCTTTTTGGTTATCTCTCACTTCTCATTTTGATCAAGTGGTGTACTGGTTCTCAAGCTGACCTATATCATGTGATGATTTACATGTTCTTGAGTCCCTTTGACGATCTTGGTGATAATCAGTTGTTTTGGGGGCAGGGTGTGGTTCAG GTCATGTTGTTGCTTGCGGCTCTTGTTGCTGTTCCATGGATGCTTTTCCCAAAACCTTTCATTCTAAAGAAACTTCACTCAGAG AGATTTCAAGGACGGACCTACGGTGTTCTTCGAACCTCTGAAGTGGATCTTGATTCAGAACCTGATTCTGCACGCCAACACATTGAAGAATTTAACTTTAGTGAGATCTTTGTACACCAGATGATACACTCTATAGAATTTGTACTTGGTGCAGTTTCTAATACCGCATCATACCTTCGTCTCTGGGCTTTGAG CTTGGCACACTCAGAGTTATCTACAGTTTTCTATGAGAAAGTACTCCTCCTTGCCTGGGG ATATGACAACATCTTAATTCGCTTGGTGGGGTTAGCAGTGTTTGCATTCGCGACAGCATTTATACTGCTCATGATGGAAACGCTTAGTGCTTTTCTTCATGCATTGCGTCTCCATTGGGTGGAATTTCAGAATAAGTTTTATCATGGTGATGGTTATAAGTTCAGACCTTTCTCCTTTGCCACGCTAACCGATGATGATGAGTAA